One Conger conger chromosome 7, fConCon1.1, whole genome shotgun sequence genomic window, ggtattatcccGAAAGCTGAATAGTTGAGGGGTGATTTGCAGcattaaacagaaaaaggtaaatttgacaacaaaaaaaattttttttcagtggaTCAGAACCTTAAGTCCCATTGAATGGTTTCTCATGTCTGAAATCGGTGGCTGATTTTTATGGTCAATACAAAACCGGAAGATGCACCCCCCAGTTACAGAAACTGTGAGCACAGTGTCAGGCAAGTGGTGACAGCCAGCGGTGGAATCCAGGGGGCATCTTTGTGTAGGTGATGAGGTCAAACTCACTGGAGGAGCGATGGTTTGTGCGCAGAACTGTGACATGTTCTCCGAGGGCAAACATTTCCCAGGGTGATAATCACGATTTGCTCCATGAAGTTGTCTAAAATAAATCTTTCAACGGTTGTTGGTTTTGTAAAAGGGTCCCTCAGAGAAGTGGGAGGGGACCACGTCAAAAGTGTTACATTTCCCTTAGAACTACAGTCGATGTAGCACAACAGGGCCTATAGGCAAGCAACAAAGTGCATTGTTCGAACTTTGTCAAAGGGTCATTTGCGCCATTATCATGTCTTTTACCCCGTAATTGACGGTTGGGAGAGACAAGGGTTTATGGCTTTATTGTGATCTTTAACTGAtatttgcaacaacaaaaaaacatcagaagAGGTCTGGCGTCGTGAAGGCAGCTATATAAAAGGTAAACTTGTAACTGCGATAACAATACCTGAATAAACAACTCAAAGGATTTCATTCCACTCGACAAACCTCTATACATGTTGCAAATCCTGCTGGTTTTTCCGCAATAAAACAGCCGGCTACACGTTTTATTGTTGTTATGCAATGTCCCAAATGAAACACTTAatctaaaaatgtttaaattaccACGAACAGGCATAACTATGTTTAGGGGATGTGATTTGCACTAATCTAAGCGCAGCGCCACATCTCCAAATGACCTAATATAGTCTGACAAGTATACACATGGACAACCACGATTCATCAGTTAAGCCGATCCTGTCAAAATCATATGAACTTTGTTGAATTGATTTTAACCATTTACATCAGGGACGTAACTTTGAGATTCGTTTGTTTCAAAGCGAAAAGTTTACGCGCGCATTTATTACCAACACAACCTAGAAAAGCATTACCTCCGCTGCGACGTCCTCGACAACCTTGATGCTGGACACCGGTGAGCCAATTGTCGCCTTCACAAGAAGCAACGGAAACAGCCGCAGAACCAGTGTCCAAAGTTTACCACCAGGCAGCGACGCAACGTGAACTGTCATCCTGCGCAAATTTCAGCAGCGACACACCATGGGCAACTTAATCCAAAAAGGTGTCATCGTTCCAGTGTCAGTTGTGTGAATGCAACACCGTTTCTTTCGGACCGAGGGCCATGACAACTTGCACAGGAATTTGCATCTGTTGAGGCAACCCACCGCTCCCCGAAACCCTGTTGCACTCTCCCTCCCAATCTGTAATTTCAATGTAGCAGCACTTGCGATGCCTGTGGGAAGGGATGGTCTCGGTCTTGCCGTGTGCATTGGACCGCCCCTACCACTTAGGGGTGTGACTGGAACACTGGAGGCAAAAAGCCTTTTAGTGGAATGTTAGTTCACTTATCTAAACATGTAGTCTTCAAACAGGAACTTGGCCTTCACagtaatattatttattgtcCGTGTCTATATGCGATTCGATATCAAAGAGTGTAATTGGAGGAACGCCTCACAAGACATGCAACGAACACAACATACCTGTGTTTTGAAATGACACGGTTTGATATCCGCGATGTATGTTCTCTGAAGACGCTTACGCACTAAAGTTGGCAACACTCATTTCAGCGGAGCAAGGTCCATCTTGCTTAttcaattgaattttaaacatttGAATGAAAGCGGGCCAGGGATAGAATGTTTCCGGGGTCTGAATCAATCAAACTGCAGTTGCAAGTTAGGCGGTAGGTTTGCTTATGAATGTCTGTGTGACACTTCTACAGGAGATGGATCTTGTAATGCATACGTAATCGAGTATTTTGTAGGAAGGCACTTTTCTGTAACCCTTTAAATTTGCGTTATTAGGGATCTAATAGAAGCAACAAAACAAAGTATGGCTGCCAAATTAtaaaattctttatttttaaaccactAGATGATGGTTGAAGCTTTGGGTTATGTGATCAATAAAGACAGTTTACAAATGTAGAACAGACATTACAAAATAAGAAGTTGCATTAGAATGCAATCATTACAGATCAACCATGACTCATCTACAGTATAACTTCACATGATCTCCTTTCAACAGAAGCTTCTGGAAAGCTAAAcgtccagtaaaaaaaaaaaaaaaaagatcagaaTACTTATCAGTTTAAAACAATGAAGTAGAACAcactttattcattttacaaaatgcaattttggcaatgcagcattttacaaGTCTACAATAACACTCCATGTCTTAACCTGTTAGAACAAgacaaatggggaaaaaaaaacaaaaacaaacaaaaaaataaaaaatgaaatgaaaatcatGAAGACTTTCGCTGCTGCCCCCTACAGACTGACCACCAAAGCGGCGAGTTCCTCCACAGTAGCTGCACACCAGACAGGAGCTGTTCGCGGGATGCTCGGACAATGAAAGGTACGTGAAAGGGAACTCAGATCTAACCCCCTTTGCCCCCTAAACCCCAGGATTGGAATGGGTCCCGTAGGAATCCTCAGTATGGCCTGTCTCGCCTGTCTTCTCTGTGTTCACCTCTGTACGGAAACAAAATATGCAGCGAGTTAGTAACCGATTGGTTTGGCTTAAAACAATGGTCaccagtcctggtcctggagagcttctGGGCCTGCTggtttaaaatcagcaccctgttggcAACCAGGTGAGCAGAGTTAAGTGTATAATCAACTGCTccaattgattaattaagtgcagagtaacaacgaaaaccagcaaaccctgtagctctccaggactagggttgGAGGCCACTGATTTAAAAGGTGCGTTAGCCATttaggagagaaaataaaaactaggAATTGTGTCTCTTTGGACATATGCAATTTATTAATTGGCTTCTACACGACCATGGTTATGATGTACATAACTGGTATATTCAACCATTTCTCTGGTGTTGGTCTGAAATAACCCCCACCAAACAATGAGTTTCTAACTACAAGCACCTGTTAAACAGGGCAAAATATCATCTGAAGGAGAGCTACACCTCATTTGTAAACTGGCCCTTGGTGTCCctttcacactgaaaatgtgACTCTTTTACATGCtaccacccaaaaaaaaaaaaaaagattcatatTCACAgtgaaatacattcatgagATGTGACTACTAGCCTTTCACAACAGCATAGCACGCCCCCTTGTGGTCAGACCATTTGGCTGAGGATGGCAAACACTCATGTACTTCTATAGACAGGTGGTTTGTAACAAGGTCTTCACAGACGCAGAAACCATTTCCTACCTTCCACCCATCTTGTAGCCGCCATAACCGCCACGGTCACCGCCGTAGCCCCCGCGGTCTCCTCCGTATCCACCGCCGCGATCCCCTCCGTAACTGCCGCGATCTCCGCCCCGGAACCCGCCCCGGCCCCGGAACCCGCCTCGGTCCCCTCCGTACCCGCCTCGCCCCCCGCGATCTGCGGAAAGAACGCGTCGAGCGACGTCAGTTCAGATCCAAACCTGGAGCGAGGCCCACGCGCGCAAATCCGGGCGGATGCGTACCTCCGCCCGCGTCCCCGGGTTTGGGCGTGCCGCACTTGTTACACTCCGTCCTCCTGGCGAAGTTCATGTTGCCACAAgagctgaaatgaaaagcatCTTCGTCAAGGCTATTGCGTGCAGAGATGATTACAAAACAGGATGCGAGAGAGTTCTTGGCACTTCAACACTTTAACATCCGACCACTGTAATCGACATTAACCACCACCCAAAATGAGAATTTCATATGGATAAATATTGATTCATTTCCTTGAAGAATCATCCAAAAGAATGTACTGTACCGTGACACTTTAGATATGGCCCAATAACGGCGCACATTGCGCAGGATAATAAGGCGTGTCATCACTCACCTGTTGGGACAGGGCCAATCGCCTCCCTTCATGTCAAATGAAGGACCGCCTCCAAAACCGCCACGGCCCCTGAACCCTGGGGAACAGAACCGGAGCAGAATCAGCTCAACCGCTCATCAGGGGAGACGGCAATTAAAACAGACATTTAAGTGCTTTAACATTAAGAAACTCAAACCAATATTTAGCTCGGAGccccattttctttctttaaaaggTATAACATAGTGAATCGGGAAACTGACAAAGCCATGGACATAAGATCAGAGGAACATATTTGAGATGGCCAGTGTGGGTCCATGCTTAACTGAGTCAGGCGCGTGTGAACGCCCAAACGGCCAACCACCGAACCCGAACCCGAAAACGCACCTCCGCGGCCTCTGCCGCCCCTCTGCATGAACTCCGCCCTCCGGGTGGCGAAGGACACCTTGATGGGCTGGCCGTTGAACTCCTTGCCTGCGAACACACGCGTCCAGAGAGTTAAAGGCTCCGAGCGAACCGGGCCAGGGAGGGTCAAAGCCGCTGGGCTGGGGATGGAGGCCCTTACCGTCGAACCAATCGATGGCGGCCTTCGCAGAGGGAGGGTCGTCAAACGACACGGTGGCTTCTCCTTTCAGTCTGCCGGTGGCTTTGTCAGTGTACAGGTTAATCATGGGAAGCCCGGTCTTCTTGTTCAActgtttggagggggggggattgcATGAATGACAACATTGTACAAGAGGTGAAGAGTCAGCCacttcccccaccccacccccgcgTCACATTCTACACCCAACGGTGCTCGCCTTGATGATCCCGATCTGTTTGAAGTACTCCGCAACCTCGGGGGTGGAGACGTCTTCCCCGAGTCCCTGGACAAAGATGGTGTTGTTGTCGGAGTTGTCCTGGTCTCCTCCTGCGGACACAGAGAGCCACGCCCGCTCTAAAACCGGCTCCTGGCGATCCGCCGACAGTCGCGTGATAGCGACGGTGACGCAGAAAGAGGTCCAAACGGCAAGCGAGAGCTTCGACAAAGGTCATACCTAACCCTCAGATAAGAATCAGACAGACGGTTCGCTTTCCAAAATATGTGCTTTACCTGAATCATGTCTCGGTCCATCATCTCTCGGGCCTGAAAGACAGTAAACAGGAAGAGAGTGATAAGCAGCAACACCACAACAGGAAGACAAAATAATGTACAAGGCAACAAAAAGGGTTTCCAACATCTGACTACAAATCTTActaccttttttttgttgttaaatcATTAAAAAGGAAATTTAGACACTAGTGCACCAGTGTTTTCATACCACTGCGGCAAAGCCAGCACAATCTGGGGAAGGTCTAGTTTTTTAAAAAACCACCATGTATCCTTCAGGTTCTTTTCTTCGCCACAGGGCATAGCTTCATCCACTTTCGGGAGTACAATTCATCGTTGTCCTCTTTTGTTCATCATTCATGCAACAATGCCATTAGGAAAACCAAACTCCCACTAATAACAACTTTAAAAGAAAAGCTCCTAGGGGATTTACAGGTAGGAAATCCCTACAGCAAACAGGTGGAGTTGGGACACAAGAAGGTAGTGGCTTTAAGCGATgcccttttttctcttttcttttttttgtcttttgctaCCAGTCTTACCACTGAAACAGGTCTGATGCTTGTCACTTACCACCGAAATTTTTGTAGCCACCACGGTCACCACCACTGCAGAGGAAACATTGAAGAAATGATGGCCTTCCTCTGTCACAAAGCGAGCCAACGCTCTATCTCTGCCCTGACCAGTAAGCGGCCGCTATTTAGACGAGGCGTCCCTTTGTCCTTGGGACAGTACGAATTTTTGCGCATTGTGAGATCAGGCGGCTCACGTCTTCACTGGTCATGGACTGTGTCGTTGCAACTGCGTCAGTGAATCTTGCAGCTACTGGGTGTAGTTAGAACCAAAggctgcttttcatttttttttttttttttttttaccagatcTTTtgttcgattttttttttttttttttactcaaattGGCATATTTGAGCTTTCGCCCAAAAATATTATTAGCAAACTAGAGCTTATAAAAAAGTTATAGCAATTTTGGCAGCCCGAGACACAGGCAAATTTGATTCTTCATTATGTTTGAACATGTGCTTCAACAGTAGAGGTCCCACTTTAATTTCACTCACTGATACCTGTAGTATAAAATGCAAACCAAGTTAACACAAGTAAAAGACAGAATTCCCTGTAAATAGATAAACAAAAATTAGGATGTTCTAAACAGTAACAAATTTGGAATATGCAAGCTACCTAAATCCGGAAGATGATACTTCCAGTAAACTGTTTGAATGCCTAGCGATGATGGAAGCAAGTCCAAGTGTTAACAGGGAAATGCAAAGGCTCTTTAAAGAAACTAAACAGATGGCACTGCGTTTAGCCCTGGGCACAAAACGGGATAATCTTAGAGTTGCTTATTAGCCAACTGCACCCTTAAGAGTAGTCAAAGCTGATTAGTTGAGTGAATCAATAGGGAATTGCTTGGGTCATAGCCACATGACTTTTCTTTTATGGTTCTTTAGAAGTAAAATTTATAAACAGTGTAAATTAAAACGAGTGAGCCACTACCAGCATTTATATATGGGGGTCATTTTtcgaagttatttttattttttttaaagtaaatgcGTATTAGAAAGTCAATGCTTATTAGAGAAATTGAGAATTGTACTGTAGGACGGAGAGCATAACTGAGGCTTTAAAAATAGCTATCACGACTTTTCCAACCAGATCATCTCTGTGCAACCACATTATTCCACCCTGATAATGCTGTATCATAATGCCATGTTCCCACACTGCCCTCATTCACCTAACCGAACGAAGAAAGGGAGGCGTGTATAAACATCACACTACAGGTGTCAATTTCCTCATAAAACCCCAGAATTCAACCAATACTAATGCTAACACTTCCAAGAACTTGAGTCCatagttcagttttttttagcTTGCGTATGTTCCGTGTCGGACCCCAGGAAAGCTAGCCGTTTCTTCGGTGTCAGCTAACGAGGATTTTAAACTTAAAACGTTCGTACAGTGAAATGCTGCATTTGTTTTGCGTTACCCTGCAGTCGTGTGTGCCACCAGACCTTGACTGACGCTCAGAAGCTGCCAGAAGCACTCGGCACACACATCTGATACCCTGAGTCAGCAGTGGTCATGGTAACACAAGCTCAAATTCCCATGAAGCCGACAAGCAGATTCCCAGGGCGAATTTCACAGACCTTGCTTGATGAAGACTTGCACTGATGAGCCTTACCCATCGAATACATGAACACCGAGTGCCTTTGCGACACGTCCCTGATAAACCATCGTCTTCGTGACATACCCTGTACACGAACACAGTTAATACCAACGCtggttttttttcaccattaaaCACCACCAAGGACAATTTTGCAGGTTATTTTGTTCAGGCTGAAACCAGAGATCATACGTGAAGCATGTGTGTAAATGCAACGGTGTACTTGGAACACTGGACAATGAATCGTAGCGATAATTACCATTAGGAAAATCAAGGCGTTCAAAATCTAAACACAAAGACGTGTGTATACAGGGTTGATATTTCAGGAGCACCACGTTCTCCACCTGTACCAAGATTTTTGAGCACTCCAtgtcacacacaaacgtacGGTAGTTCCTCCTGAGGACATTTGTGTATACTATTAAAAGACTTGCTTAGTATCAGGTAAACCAGACGGTCGTACAGGAATACCCTTTCCCCATGCCAGTACTAGCCTATATtcccacagagcagagagaaccATATATATACCACTTATATACCACAGGTACTGTCATTACAGCCTTTGGATTTAATTATTGGGGCCTTTTTCTAGCAAGTGCGTTAGCAGACTGAAACTCTGTTTGAATCCAATCTATTTGTTGATTTGTTAAATATACTAGTTGTTTTAATATACTAGTTTAATATAATGGATAACTTGTTGTGATTAAGCAGTGATTAATTGTGCCTATGCAAAAACATTTGAGCCAATATGAGTATTGTTCAATCAAAAAAATGTTGCTTTAATGGaagattaaattaatgaatcaattctattttcaaataaaactataaaatgtaataaatattgAACATAACAGAAATAATGCAATTTCTGCAAAACTAATATTGCTTGTATAACTTGCTTGACAGAAGGATGGGTTGACCAAAATGCATGTTTATAGTCAAAACAGCCCACACTGAACTTTCAGTCAGCGTAACCTTGGTGAAGGCAACATCGGACTGATAAGTTTGATGATATCAGAAGGTTGCAGTTGACAGCCATCTTCACCGGAAAACATGACAAGCTGTATACCGAACTCCTGCCATTTCGGCATTATGCTAGCCAGCACCACCAACCGCTAACAAACTCTCCACGAAAAGCTCGAGAAGAGAACCTTTGTCAAGTACAGCAATGGAAGGACATGCAGGCCTCAGCAGGAGTGTGTGACTGGGTTCTGGAAGGTCTTTGATACTGTGGTACAAATGTATATAAGGGGTGTGTATATTCATGCTGCAGATCAATTCTGACAATAGGGTATACTTCTCCTGCATGCAGTATTTGGAACCCAACACTGTCCATGGCTATTCATGTAAAATGGACAGCAGGTCAGTTTTTGAATGCTTACCAATTTGTGTATAACTGCACATATATACAATCacttctgctgtgtgtgaagcATTCTGGGTAATTTTTTGGAAAGACACTGGTGAGGACAGGGTAGCTGTGAGGCAGTGGCGCTTTGAGACTTACCCCATGCCTCCGCCTCTTCCGTCCCGGTCGAAACCGCCACGTCCCCTGCCCCTGTATCCATATCCTCCGCCGAAACCTTCAGATCTGCCCCCGTCGTCTCCCCCAAACCTCCTCACCCCCTGACCAGTGTCACCTGAGGAAGGATCTCAGCTCAGAACCTCATTTGTAATAATAACGCCACCTGATTGGGGCAACACAAATATGACGACCAATCACTGGTAATGTTATTGCTTATGCGTGTGCCAACAGGGTTTTAGTGAAGCAGGCCCTGAGTTGGCAGTTAAAATTGTAGGGCAAAATAGATTCTCTCCATTGGTAAAGTTGGCTTACGACCATTTTTGTCCACATAAGGAGCTAAGCACACAGGCTAACGCAATTACTATGCTCTTACAaagcagcttttttttttttgcaggctaGAGGGGCCTGTTACTTCTTTGCCCATCATTGTGAAAGCAGAATTCGCTATTTCTACATTTTTGCATCACAAatcattacatttaaacatattgACTGAAACAGAGACCATACAGCTAAGGTAAGCTTCAATAAATCCAAAGTGCTAATTCTGTTGAGATTGATCATTTGGTTGGGTCATTTGGGCTCAAAAGACTATGGCTGTCAGCCAACACAGGAAAAGGCGAAAAGattacaagaaaacaaaaagaagaagaatctgTTCTTTACCATCATTCCTCCTTCCGTAACCCCCTTGAGACTGTCCATAGGATCCCTGGTCTCCGTAGCTGGACTGCTGACCATAAGACGGCTTTCCACTGTAACTTTCAATCATATTAAAAACGAATTTACTCGCTGACCGATATTTGCCCACTGCATGTGTCGTCCAAACGATGTACAGGCGATTAATGTAACATGCAGGGGATTTCTGTGGTCCAAACGATGTACAGCCGATTAATGTAACAGGCAGGGGATTTCTGTGGTCCAAACGATGTACAGCCGATTAATGTAACAGGCAGGGGATTTCTGTGGTCCAAACGATGTACAGGAGATTAATGCAACAGGCAGGGGATTTCTGTGGTCCAAACGATGCACAGCCGATTGTAATGTGGAGGGCATGTACATGTGGTCCAAATGATGTGCAggtgattgtaatgtaatgtgtagggCATGTATATGCGGTCCAAAGGATGCACAGGCGGTTGTAATGCGACAGGCTCTCACCCTCCTGAAGGCTCTGTGCTTTGCTGGCTGAAGCTGTCGTAGCTCTGCGGCGGCTGCTGCTGGCCGTATCCCCCAGAGGAGTAGCTCTGTGCAGTCTGCCCGTAACTTTCAGCTGCAGGGCAAATGGCAAAGGATTAAGCCAAGTCGCAAAGCCAAGGGGAACGGAAAAAGCAGGCAGGATCCCCACACGTACCTTGCTGTCCGTACCCAGAACCATAACTCTGCCCCCCGTACGAGGACCCGTCACTCCCCTGACCGTAGCCCTGAAATACAGTTTCACACGTTTTGATTAGAGCCATCAAATTAAACGTCCACTGGTGATGATGTGGACTCAGTGCACTGTGAGGTTTTGCAAAGGCTTGCGAGTACAAATAAAACTCTGTATTACAATGGCACAATTGATGACACAGGCTACAGATGTTCTGCCTTTCTTTACACCCATCCTATACAGAACCGTTTGACCCACCGTCTTCCAACGGCAGCCATATAGTCAAACGCACATACACCATACGATTACTGGACACATTACACCAGTGAGAAGAAACAGGATCACATCAGCGAATGGCTTACCGGAGCACTCTGCTGGTAGCCCTGGGCAGGAGGGGCGCCGTACGACGGGTAACTGGACAAGAACCAAAGAAATGTGAACGGCTTTGGCATATGGGCGTGTGCAAGACCAAATTCACGACTttcaaatcaaaataataaatggcatTACAAATAATTTCACTGCGCCTCTAGACTGAATTTGACTGCTCAGATACTGCACAATCTATTCAGAACTCTGAGAGAAACAGTCTGAATTAAGGAATTTCCTGTAAGAATTAGTCGCAGGCAGTAAGCAACAATCGATTTAATTTAGCTAGGTGGGTCTACAACAGCTAATTACAACAACACATATCAAGCGTAGCAACTAGCTCCATACGTCAACGGCAGCGCAAAACATTGAAATCATAACGTTAAATACTTGCTAATTATTAAATTACAAAATCAAAAGAAGTTAAACGTACCTTTGTTGCTGTGCGCCATGTTGGCCATAACCAGAATCTGCCATTAATAATAAATACGGTTAGAAAACGTTTTTCAGCATAGTTGGCGACAGCTATATTCAGTCAGACTATTATATTGTGCAGGCTAGCTAACTTAGATTCATACAAACTAGCACGTTGACATGCACATAGCTAGTACGTAGCTGTCAAAAACACGAAAATCGGGAAGGCAATAGTACAATAAGtaaggttagctagctagctagtaataTTGCTAGACGCTGGCTGTCAATTAGCCCCATTGTGCGAATCACGTGTGATTAATGGCCACATTTTTGGAGTTTCATGCCATGTACCACCAAACACAACATGGTTGTTTGAACTACCATTATTACAAATAAACACAGCGTGCATGTGCAAGAGACTTGGATAACTAGGACCAACCGGTTTGTCATTGTTGATGAATGAAAACATGGAAACGTAAGGGCCTAGCAATAGAAACCACGCCGTCCAACAAAGATGGCGGATTTTCAACTTAAATAACCGGATTGAAAATGCGTCATAATACGGACAACCTGAAGTGGGTGCACTCAGATATTTTCAAGTTAGTGATAACAttgcctttttcagcttttattgctAAACGTCAGGATGATAGTCGAGACTAGGCTTTAAACAAGAGTTCCCGTTTTGTGCGTTGTTGGCTGCTTGGCCAGAGAATACAGCAATACTGCGGATTTCGGTGACGACTTCTGTACTCAATCTCAATTAAACATAAACAATTACTAAATGGTACTCTAAAACAATTGGTGATCTTACCAGAAGACATTCTTCAACGTTATATAAAACGGGAATTAAACCTTTCAGACAATTAAAAATACGGCCAGGAAACGATACACTGCAGATCCTGTGAACTCCGACCTGCCGTGGGACACTACCAAATTTGCCATTGAACAGAAATCGCGAGTGACGTtgcaatataataaatatgaaaaagaccTAACCACAAATGCCTTCATTTAAATGTGTGGTTTATTCCAATTAAAAAAATCAAACGTGCGTTTGAGTGTCAAACTAAAGGGGAGGGGAAGATGAATTTTTTTTGTAACAGATTTCACCATTCACCCTTACCATTGTTAAAATGGAATATTCCCCGTTCTACTTTTTGCTGACCTCACGTGACATAAGTTCAAGACAAGTCTGAGGAAGTGGAGAATATTAGTTTGGTTGCAGTGTATTGAAGGCAAACAATTACGAGTTTATACTTTTTTAATAGTTAGGCAATTTCATGAAACATGttctaaaaaacatttgcaaggACACATTATCATACTGTACTTACGCTACATTTGGCTTGCTTCTGAAGCCATCTTTATTATTATCTTCGTGTTACTAGCCCTACTTGCCCAAACCTGGTCTTTTATTGACACATATTATCTGTTCTAGTCATCGCCGCAATCTATGATTTTCCCTTAAATTCCATCTTAATTATCTGAGATCCACTTTTAGGCGATAACAGGCTGCAGACATCCAGGGTAGTTATTTTTGTGTCTCCATGTTGTGGTTCAAGCATATTAAAGAATATTTGGAAAGTAGATAAAGCAGATGGAACAGTGAGTAGGTGGTAGTAATGATAAATGCACATTCATTTGTGCAAACAGACCAGAAGGATGGTGCTTTGGTTTATGTGATATTCCTGAAAGGGAATGTCTCAGGAGTCTTGTTGGTGCTGTCTGTAAGGGCAGGGTTTATGCAAACAGCAAGTGGTCATGGA contains:
- the LOC133132945 gene encoding TATA-binding protein-associated factor 2N-like isoform X1; the protein is MSSDSGYGQHGAQQQSYPSYGAPPAQGYQQSAPGYGQGSDGSSYGGQSYGSGYGQQAESYGQTAQSYSSGGYGQQQPPQSYDSFSQQSTEPSGGYSGKPSYGQQSSYGDQGSYGQSQGGYGRRNDGDTGQGVRRFGGDDGGRSEGFGGGYGYRGRGRGGFDRDGRGGGMGGGDRGGYKNFGGPRDDGPRHDSGGDQDNSDNNTIFVQGLGEDVSTPEVAEYFKQIGIIKLNKKTGLPMINLYTDKATGRLKGEATVSFDDPPSAKAAIDWFDGKEFNGQPIKVSFATRRAEFMQRGGRGRGGFRGRGGFGGGPSFDMKGGDWPCPNSSCGNMNFARRTECNKCGTPKPGDAGGDRGGRGGYGGDRGGFRGRGGFRGGDRGSYGGDRGGGYGGDRGGYGGDRGGYGGYKMGGRGEHREDRRDRPY
- the LOC133132945 gene encoding TATA-binding protein-associated factor 2N-like isoform X2, with translation MSSDSGYGQHGAQQQSYPSYGAPPAQGYQQSAPGYGQGSDGSSYGGQSYGSGYGQQAESYGQTAQSYSSGGYGQQQPPQSYDSFSQQSTEPSGGGKPSYGQQSSYGDQGSYGQSQGGYGRRNDGDTGQGVRRFGGDDGGRSEGFGGGYGYRGRGRGGFDRDGRGGGMGGGDRGGYKNFGGPRDDGPRHDSGGDQDNSDNNTIFVQGLGEDVSTPEVAEYFKQIGIIKLNKKTGLPMINLYTDKATGRLKGEATVSFDDPPSAKAAIDWFDGKEFNGQPIKVSFATRRAEFMQRGGRGRGGFRGRGGFGGGPSFDMKGGDWPCPNSSCGNMNFARRTECNKCGTPKPGDAGGDRGGRGGYGGDRGGFRGRGGFRGGDRGSYGGDRGGGYGGDRGGYGGDRGGYGGYKMGGRGEHREDRRDRPY